One genomic window of Gracilinema caldarium DSM 7334 includes the following:
- a CDS encoding metallophosphoesterase, with the protein MKILCVSDQIDPLIYSNTIKDRFSDIDLVLSAGDLPLDYLEFIVTTLNKPVLFVFGNHNLKELPYYRPSFEDRFRIHSPQEERDALTSGAIHVGSKVHKEGNLIIMGLGGSLRYNNGPNQFTNKQMNYEICKLIPRLLFNRLFHGRFLDILLTHAPPLGIHDKEDPCHRGFKAFLWFMRMFKPRYLIHGHIHLYDLQDVRTTIYHDTQVINAYSHYVIETGANP; encoded by the coding sequence ATGAAAATTCTCTGTGTTTCCGACCAAATAGATCCACTCATCTACAGCAACACCATAAAGGATAGATTTTCCGACATAGATCTGGTACTGAGTGCGGGAGATCTGCCTCTAGATTATCTTGAGTTTATTGTCACCACCCTGAATAAACCAGTTCTCTTCGTATTTGGTAACCACAACCTGAAGGAACTACCCTATTATAGACCATCCTTTGAAGATCGCTTTCGGATTCACTCTCCCCAGGAAGAGCGGGATGCCCTAACCTCAGGGGCCATACATGTAGGATCGAAAGTTCATAAGGAAGGTAACCTTATTATTATGGGATTGGGCGGGTCTCTGCGCTATAATAATGGGCCTAATCAGTTTACCAATAAACAAATGAATTATGAAATATGTAAGCTCATACCGCGACTTTTATTTAATAGACTTTTTCATGGTCGTTTTTTGGATATACTCTTAACCCATGCACCACCCCTCGGGATCCATGACAAGGAAGACCCCTGTCATCGAGGCTTTAAGGCCTTTCTTTGGTTTATGCGTATGTTTAAACCCCGTTACCTGATACACGGTCATATTCATCTCTATGACCTGCAGGATGTGCGTACTACAATTTATCATGATACTCAGGTAATAAATGCATACAGCCATTATGTCATTGAAACAGGAGCAAACCCATGA
- a CDS encoding tetratricopeptide repeat protein, producing MTIVVIGIIIFGTGIGFLSYFLFKSIFIPKRIESIHNLIKQGKVQTAIRAARSLINQDPRNADAHYMLGKAYLADNKSELALMEFKAVNQIGVFGPHIPENEFRQQIAQLFVKFNQIEEALKEYILLIKMEAYQADHYYWAGKLFAERNRSDMAMNYLRKAVELDPRHSKAHYELGLLLYREKRPVEAKAELEAALKLQGDNPQAYYILGKLQKEAHDYVAALLSFEKAQRDTDLKVKALVERGGCYMSMNAIDKAIPELERAIKAATDESSQETLYARYFLAMCYEKNRELDRAIEQWEKIYTKKPNFRDVAEKLSQYQEFRTDDKMKDYLTSGQNEFMEICKALVSQGMSLQVRDVTEFQHGCDIIAVEGDAAKWRNVRKLPRLIRFYRKPELIDDNAVRILMEQMKKLNMTRAVIVTSSGFTRSAQEFADSRPVELFNKDQLQDLLNKTDIYGNAKGS from the coding sequence ATGACCATAGTGGTTATTGGCATCATCATTTTCGGTACAGGCATCGGATTTCTATCTTATTTTCTCTTTAAATCTATATTTATCCCAAAACGGATAGAGTCTATCCACAATCTCATTAAGCAGGGAAAAGTGCAAACTGCAATCCGGGCAGCCCGTAGTCTCATTAACCAGGATCCGCGTAATGCAGACGCCCATTATATGTTAGGTAAAGCCTATTTAGCAGATAATAAAAGCGAACTTGCCCTGATGGAATTTAAGGCAGTGAACCAGATTGGTGTTTTTGGCCCCCATATCCCTGAAAATGAATTTCGACAGCAGATAGCCCAGCTTTTCGTTAAATTTAACCAGATCGAAGAGGCTCTCAAGGAATATATCCTGCTTATTAAAATGGAAGCCTATCAGGCTGATCATTACTATTGGGCAGGCAAATTGTTTGCCGAACGAAACCGTTCCGATATGGCAATGAATTACCTCAGGAAAGCGGTTGAGCTGGACCCACGGCATAGCAAGGCCCACTATGAACTAGGGCTCCTTTTATACCGTGAAAAACGGCCGGTCGAGGCAAAGGCAGAACTGGAAGCGGCTTTGAAACTGCAGGGTGATAACCCACAGGCGTACTACATTCTCGGCAAACTCCAAAAAGAAGCCCATGATTATGTGGCCGCCCTGCTATCCTTTGAAAAAGCCCAGCGGGATACGGATCTTAAGGTAAAGGCCCTGGTAGAACGGGGCGGCTGTTATATGAGCATGAATGCCATTGACAAGGCTATTCCTGAACTTGAGCGCGCAATAAAAGCTGCCACCGATGAATCGAGCCAGGAAACCCTCTATGCCCGGTATTTCCTTGCAATGTGTTACGAAAAAAACCGGGAATTAGACCGTGCGATTGAACAGTGGGAAAAAATTTACACAAAAAAGCCAAATTTCAGAGACGTGGCAGAAAAATTATCACAATACCAGGAATTCCGCACCGATGATAAGATGAAGGATTACCTTACTTCGGGACAAAACGAGTTTATGGAGATATGCAAAGCCCTGGTATCCCAAGGAATGTCCTTACAGGTTCGGGATGTCACCGAATTTCAACATGGCTGTGACATCATCGCAGTTGAAGGTGATGCTGCAAAATGGCGTAATGTAAGAAAACTTCCCCGTCTTATCCGGTTTTATCGGAAACCTGAGCTGATTGATGATAATGCAGTACGAATCCTCATGGAACAGATGAAAAAACTCAATATGACCCGGGCAGTCATCGTAACCAGTTCTGGTTTTACCCGATCAGCCCAGGAGTTTGCCGATTCACGTCCTGTCGAACTCTTTAACAAGGATCAGCTACAGGATCTATTAAATAAAACCGATATCTATGGAAATGCGAAAGGATCATGA
- a CDS encoding tetratricopeptide repeat protein translates to MKFNTVFMLFFTYCYLSVGILYAQDTQTNFARAEDTFLRNKPQEAIPMLESVLTADPANIKAAMYLGIAYQQMKRWDDAIALYKKLLNRAGVDTAQVAYNLGNVYFARGSAAFAEEYYSLAIQKNESYSSAYLNRANARIKVGNLADAVKDYTTYLSLEPASPKRPQIEQLLALIQAQVAAEEQKKLEAEAAAKAEEERRRRLLEEVSASLQAASEETKGLQASSEQVQSYDGEFVLE, encoded by the coding sequence ATGAAATTCAATACAGTTTTCATGCTGTTTTTTACATATTGTTATCTTTCTGTAGGTATTCTGTATGCCCAGGATACCCAAACAAATTTTGCCAGGGCTGAAGATACCTTTCTCAGAAATAAACCTCAGGAAGCTATCCCCATGCTGGAATCGGTTTTAACTGCAGATCCTGCTAATATCAAAGCGGCAATGTATCTTGGGATAGCCTATCAGCAGATGAAACGCTGGGATGATGCGATTGCGCTCTATAAGAAGCTCTTAAACCGCGCCGGTGTTGATACCGCTCAGGTAGCCTATAATCTCGGTAATGTGTATTTTGCCCGGGGAAGCGCAGCCTTTGCAGAAGAATACTACAGTCTTGCCATTCAGAAAAATGAATCCTATAGTTCAGCCTATCTGAACAGGGCTAATGCCCGGATAAAAGTGGGGAATTTAGCCGATGCGGTAAAAGACTATACTACCTATCTGAGTCTGGAGCCCGCATCTCCTAAACGTCCGCAGATTGAACAGCTTTTAGCCCTCATTCAGGCACAGGTTGCTGCGGAGGAACAGAAAAAATTGGAAGCCGAAGCTGCCGCAAAGGCTGAAGAAGAGCGCAGACGGCGGCTTCTTGAAGAAGTCTCGGCATCTTTACAGGCCGCTTCTGAAGAAACGAAGGGACTGCAGGCCTCATCTGAGCAAGTGCAGTCCTATGACGGTGAATTTGTTTTAGAATAA
- a CDS encoding tetratricopeptide repeat protein yields MSVDQKKEKKHTLLIGGIVLAVLLIGGGIALYVGITGAAENARRNTLSLAQDYIDGGEYQRALDLLDTLLIKNASDHEARGLRARVLELLKQAGIGSEKAASERGSQDTEQISSALKEVSKAVETVAKVASQTKAPPVQDTAAAKAEEERRKAAEAEKAKAEAAAAAAAEKKAAEEAEAARRKAQEEELAKKSKELQDKMRLINDMIAQGRSAIQKNDYATAQQVFSDALSRMPEGENRFQSQKLAEIADAYYEGFTKDRNGESGQQALKDAIRYARDSIKADSTQAMPHFTLGKINADLKQWDNAVTELKEANRLDPKNYLYSFELGKALFNARKFPEARQAFETTTALKNDFEPAWYNLGGTLRVLGKPDEALQAYRKAIALKSDYASAYREIGRILAQKGDYKGAVDAFTTALKYIPDDVASLRELGAVQSTMGNYTAAEQSFAKALVIDGKDPLTNYNMAIVKQKLNKPSDALLYAKRAVEGAESNAVYQFTLGEALEANKDTDSAITAYIKSATLDKKYSKPRINLGAIYLANGFPDKALDYLLEAYAVDSRSFEVNNNLGSAYARKELWDKSIEHFEKALIVEPKNGIARINLARAYVGSGRLDKARDTYIELLKLEPNNWDALFELGKTYASLGDTANAKQRLSDLIKRNPGYERRAEAEKILAGL; encoded by the coding sequence ATGAGTGTTGATCAAAAAAAAGAAAAAAAACATACCCTGCTCATAGGCGGGATTGTTCTTGCTGTCTTACTGATTGGTGGCGGTATTGCTCTCTATGTTGGTATTACCGGTGCTGCCGAAAACGCCCGACGAAATACCCTTTCTCTTGCCCAGGATTATATTGATGGTGGTGAGTATCAGCGGGCGCTGGATCTCTTAGACACCCTGTTAATAAAAAATGCCTCTGACCATGAGGCCCGGGGACTGCGGGCAAGGGTACTGGAACTACTTAAACAGGCAGGAATAGGATCAGAAAAGGCTGCTTCAGAAAGGGGTTCTCAGGATACAGAACAGATTTCCTCAGCCTTAAAAGAAGTAAGCAAGGCTGTGGAGACCGTGGCAAAGGTTGCTTCACAAACAAAAGCTCCGCCTGTTCAGGATACGGCGGCGGCAAAGGCGGAGGAAGAGCGGCGGAAAGCCGCAGAGGCTGAAAAGGCGAAGGCTGAGGCCGCCGCCGCTGCGGCTGCTGAGAAAAAAGCTGCAGAAGAAGCAGAAGCAGCCCGCAGAAAGGCTCAGGAAGAGGAGCTGGCAAAAAAATCGAAGGAACTCCAGGATAAGATGCGCCTGATCAACGATATGATTGCTCAAGGCCGCAGTGCTATACAGAAAAATGATTATGCTACAGCCCAGCAGGTTTTTTCCGATGCCCTTTCCCGTATGCCTGAAGGGGAAAACCGCTTTCAGTCTCAGAAACTGGCCGAGATTGCCGATGCCTACTATGAGGGTTTTACGAAGGACCGGAATGGAGAATCGGGGCAGCAGGCCCTAAAGGATGCAATCCGCTATGCCCGGGATTCTATAAAAGCAGACTCAACCCAGGCTATGCCCCACTTTACCCTGGGAAAAATCAATGCTGATCTAAAACAATGGGATAATGCGGTGACCGAGCTTAAGGAAGCAAACCGGCTGGACCCAAAGAATTATCTCTATTCCTTTGAACTCGGGAAAGCCCTTTTTAATGCCCGGAAATTTCCCGAAGCCCGTCAGGCCTTTGAGACCACTACGGCTCTGAAAAACGATTTCGAACCTGCATGGTATAATCTGGGGGGTACCCTCCGGGTGTTGGGAAAACCAGATGAGGCTTTGCAGGCATATCGAAAGGCTATTGCACTAAAAAGCGATTATGCTTCGGCGTACCGTGAAATTGGTCGTATTCTTGCCCAGAAAGGGGACTATAAGGGGGCGGTCGATGCATTTACTACAGCTTTAAAGTATATCCCCGATGATGTGGCTTCCCTACGTGAATTAGGCGCTGTTCAAAGTACTATGGGTAACTATACCGCTGCAGAACAATCCTTCGCGAAGGCCCTGGTGATTGATGGTAAGGATCCGCTAACGAACTATAACATGGCTATTGTAAAACAGAAATTGAACAAACCATCTGATGCTTTACTGTATGCCAAGCGGGCTGTGGAAGGGGCCGAATCCAATGCGGTGTATCAATTTACCTTAGGAGAAGCTCTGGAAGCCAACAAAGATACCGATAGTGCCATAACAGCTTACATCAAATCTGCCACATTGGATAAGAAATATAGTAAGCCCCGTATTAACTTGGGGGCTATTTATCTTGCCAACGGATTCCCTGATAAAGCCCTGGATTATTTACTTGAAGCCTATGCGGTAGATTCTCGATCCTTCGAAGTAAACAATAATCTTGGATCTGCCTATGCCCGCAAGGAATTATGGGATAAAAGCATTGAACACTTTGAGAAAGCCCTTATCGTGGAACCAAAGAATGGTATTGCCAGAATCAATCTGGCCCGGGCCTATGTGGGCTCGGGGCGTTTGGATAAGGCCAGAGATACCTATATTGAATTGCTGAAACTGGAACCGAATAACTGGGATGCCCTGTTTGAGCTGGGTAAAACCTATGCAAGTTTGGGAGATACGGCCAATGCAAAACAGCGGCTTTCAGATCTTATTAAACGGAATCCTGGTTATGAACGACGAGCTGAGGCTGAAAAGATTTTAGCCGGACTCTAA
- a CDS encoding AI-2E family transporter → MNGKTIQTGFFFLVFILLLVGVIRIFSPFFTVFLWASLLYILVSPLYIAVVKVLPPNSRFNGLVRNVFAAILAILTVLIIISLIIWISIQLYHQLYSILKNLRAYISENPNFLNREFSQLSNFIKDVSLGQIDLETLNVKSQVLSLLGNSSQRLLQYSTSLVKNVGSFLAGLAFLVFTLFFFLIDGSYLFNLLVRVIPIKKDYIMQLAVKFKEITQNLFMGYILVALVQATIAFILFSLFRVQGSLVFSIILFFCTFIPIIGAGAIWGPIGIFKIITGDVFGGILFLVLSGLLISTLDNLLRPLFLKDRIKLHPLIIFFAILGGVSIFGLNGLVLGPMIVILFLTVLDLFFVEHGIHPERDETHTTGVMK, encoded by the coding sequence ATGAATGGTAAAACAATTCAGACCGGTTTTTTCTTTCTAGTATTTATATTACTCCTTGTTGGTGTTATACGTATATTTTCTCCTTTCTTTACGGTTTTTCTCTGGGCAAGTTTACTTTATATACTAGTAAGTCCTTTATATATTGCTGTTGTGAAGGTGCTTCCCCCAAATAGTCGTTTTAATGGACTGGTACGTAATGTTTTTGCAGCAATTTTGGCAATTCTAACTGTACTCATTATTATTTCGCTCATTATTTGGATAAGTATTCAGCTCTATCATCAACTGTATAGTATTTTAAAAAACCTGCGGGCCTATATATCTGAAAATCCTAATTTTTTAAATCGAGAATTCAGCCAACTTTCTAATTTTATAAAGGATGTTTCTTTAGGACAAATTGATCTAGAAACCCTCAATGTAAAAAGTCAGGTGTTGAGTCTTCTTGGTAACAGCAGTCAGCGGCTCTTACAATATTCTACTTCTCTGGTAAAGAATGTGGGATCCTTTCTTGCAGGTCTTGCGTTTCTTGTTTTTACCCTCTTTTTCTTTTTAATAGATGGGTCATACCTCTTTAATTTACTGGTTAGGGTGATTCCGATTAAAAAGGACTATATCATGCAGCTGGCAGTGAAATTTAAAGAGATAACCCAGAACCTATTTATGGGGTATATCCTGGTTGCCCTGGTACAGGCTACGATTGCTTTTATTTTGTTTTCTCTTTTTCGAGTTCAAGGTTCATTGGTATTTTCGATTATTCTCTTTTTCTGTACCTTTATTCCCATTATCGGTGCAGGTGCTATCTGGGGGCCTATCGGGATATTCAAGATTATAACTGGTGATGTGTTTGGGGGCATTCTCTTTCTTGTTTTATCGGGCTTGCTTATTTCTACCCTGGATAACCTCCTCAGGCCTTTGTTTCTTAAGGATCGGATAAAGCTGCATCCACTCATCATTTTTTTCGCAATTCTTGGGGGGGTGAGCATTTTTGGGCTTAACGGGCTGGTACTAGGCCCTATGATTGTTATATTATTCCTCACTGTTCTGGATCTTTTCTTTGTTGAACATGGAATACATCCGGAACGGGATGAAACACATACAACAGGAGTAATGAAATGA
- a CDS encoding ACT domain-containing protein, whose amino-acid sequence MNAIITVVGNDKVGIIARVSAFLAERNINIEDISQTVLSGNFVMMMMVDLSQSSKPLPTVKEELETLGEQMGVSISVMHEKVFSAMHRI is encoded by the coding sequence ATGAATGCCATAATCACCGTGGTGGGCAACGATAAGGTTGGCATTATTGCCCGGGTCAGTGCCTTTCTGGCAGAACGGAACATCAATATAGAAGATATAAGTCAGACCGTTCTTTCGGGGAACTTTGTTATGATGATGATGGTGGACCTGTCTCAAAGTTCTAAACCGCTTCCAACAGTAAAGGAAGAATTGGAAACCTTAGGTGAACAGATGGGTGTATCAATCAGTGTGATGCACGAAAAAGTCTTCAGCGCCATGCACCGGATTTAA
- a CDS encoding PFL family protein, with the protein MLFTPYEIKETVDMFLRYKLDIRAITLGISLLDCVSASGTETRRRIREKILRVAGNLVKVGQDIEIEYGIPIINKRIAVTPIALIAGATEDTNYRAYAQTLDEVARELGIDFVGGFSALVHKGFTQGDEQLISSIPEALASTERVCSSVNVATTKSGINMDAVRLMGRVIKDAAELTAQKDGLACAKLVVFCNAPEDNPFMAGAFHGPGEGESTLNVGVSGPGVVKAALENHKGASFDEIADVIKKTAFKITRMGQLVGMEAARRLKVPFGILDLSLAPTPEVGDSVARILEEIGLESAGTHGTTAALAMLTDMVKKGGVMASTHVGGLSGAFIPVSEDEGMVAAVRAGSLSLDKLEAMTTVCSVGLDMIAIPGDTSAATISAIIADEMAIGMVNSKTTAVRIIPVPGKKAGDWAEFGGLLGGAPIMPVHNFGSEAFIARGGRIPAPIHSFRN; encoded by the coding sequence ATGCTGTTTACACCCTATGAAATTAAAGAAACGGTGGACATGTTCCTCCGGTATAAACTTGATATCCGTGCAATTACCCTGGGAATATCGCTTTTAGATTGTGTTTCTGCTTCGGGAACTGAAACACGGCGGCGTATACGGGAAAAAATACTTCGAGTTGCGGGTAATCTGGTTAAGGTGGGACAGGATATCGAGATTGAGTATGGTATTCCCATAATCAACAAGCGAATTGCTGTAACTCCTATTGCACTGATTGCCGGGGCTACGGAGGATACCAATTACAGGGCCTATGCTCAGACCCTGGATGAGGTAGCCCGTGAATTGGGTATCGATTTTGTGGGCGGTTTTTCTGCCCTGGTTCACAAAGGATTTACCCAGGGAGATGAGCAGCTCATTTCGTCTATACCCGAGGCGCTTGCTTCCACCGAGCGGGTCTGTAGTTCCGTAAATGTGGCTACCACCAAGAGCGGTATCAATATGGATGCGGTCCGCCTTATGGGAAGGGTTATAAAGGATGCAGCCGAGCTTACTGCCCAGAAGGACGGCCTTGCCTGTGCAAAACTGGTAGTCTTCTGTAATGCCCCTGAGGATAATCCTTTTATGGCCGGGGCCTTTCACGGTCCCGGCGAAGGGGAATCTACGTTGAATGTTGGTGTATCAGGCCCCGGGGTTGTTAAGGCCGCTCTGGAGAACCATAAAGGTGCCAGTTTTGATGAAATTGCAGATGTCATTAAAAAGACAGCCTTTAAAATTACCCGGATGGGCCAGCTGGTGGGTATGGAGGCAGCCCGGCGTCTTAAGGTCCCCTTTGGTATTCTTGACCTCTCTCTGGCTCCAACCCCTGAGGTTGGAGACTCGGTTGCCCGAATTCTGGAAGAGATAGGACTTGAGTCCGCAGGGACCCATGGTACTACCGCTGCTTTAGCGATGTTGACCGATATGGTGAAAAAGGGCGGGGTAATGGCGTCTACCCATGTGGGCGGCCTTTCGGGAGCCTTTATTCCTGTTTCTGAAGATGAAGGTATGGTCGCTGCAGTTCGTGCTGGTTCTCTTTCCCTGGATAAACTCGAAGCAATGACCACTGTTTGTTCCGTCGGGCTTGATATGATTGCCATCCCCGGCGACACGAGTGCCGCTACCATTTCAGCCATTATTGCCGATGAAATGGCCATTGGTATGGTGAACAGCAAGACCACTGCAGTCCGCATCATTCCCGTACCGGGTAAAAAAGCAGGCGATTGGGCCGAATTCGGTGGCTTACTCGGGGGCGCGCCGATTATGCCGGTCCATAATTTTGGCAGCGAAGCCTTCATTGCCCGGGGCGGCCGTATTCCTGCGCCGATTCACAGTTTCAGGAACTAG
- the nth gene encoding endonuclease III: MHRETMAQFVYNTLAPLYPDIRPALYFTNPFQLLVATVLSAQCTDERVNQVTPALFERFPSPELMAKADKVEVESLIYSTGFYHDKARALLDLSRSILRDYGGHVPDTMEELTRLRGVGRKTASVILSACYNKPALIVDTHVSRICLRLGFTTTRDPDKVEAALALLYQENQWITIGHCLNQHGRRVCTARKPQCTACPLSSNCPKVGIEVISRAISDCSGQVR; the protein is encoded by the coding sequence ATGCATCGTGAGACAATGGCCCAATTCGTATATAACACCCTGGCACCTTTATATCCTGACATTCGACCGGCACTTTATTTTACAAATCCCTTCCAACTTCTCGTGGCTACGGTACTTTCTGCCCAGTGTACCGATGAGCGGGTAAACCAGGTAACCCCTGCCCTGTTCGAACGGTTCCCCAGCCCAGAATTGATGGCAAAGGCCGATAAGGTTGAAGTGGAAAGCCTTATCTATTCAACGGGTTTTTATCACGATAAAGCTCGAGCCTTACTAGACCTATCCAGGTCCATCCTCAGAGACTATGGTGGCCACGTACCCGATACCATGGAAGAGCTGACTAGACTGCGTGGTGTGGGTCGGAAAACAGCCAGTGTTATTCTTTCAGCCTGCTATAATAAACCAGCCCTGATCGTAGACACCCATGTGAGTAGAATCTGCCTCAGACTCGGATTTACCACCACAAGGGATCCGGACAAGGTTGAAGCAGCACTGGCCCTGCTTTACCAGGAAAACCAGTGGATTACCATAGGGCATTGCTTAAATCAGCATGGCAGAAGAGTATGCACAGCCCGAAAGCCTCAATGCACTGCATGCCCCTTATCATCCAATTGCCCAAAAGTAGGCATCGAGGTAATTTCCAGAGCAATTTCAGACTGCTCCGGGCAAGTCCGCTGA